A stretch of Amycolatopsis balhimycina FH 1894 DNA encodes these proteins:
- a CDS encoding PPOX class F420-dependent oxidoreductase, translating into MTDDTALKDFIAARSHGVLATIRRDGRPQLSTITHHYDAEAGTIIASVTETRAKTRNMRRDPRVTYHVGSEDGWSYAVVEGRAELTPPAAARDDATVEALVGYYRRAAGEHPDWDEYREAMVTDQRVLLTIHVEKLLGLVR; encoded by the coding sequence ATGACCGACGACACAGCGTTGAAGGACTTCATCGCCGCGCGCAGCCACGGCGTCCTGGCCACGATCCGCCGCGACGGGCGGCCCCAGCTCTCCACGATCACGCACCACTACGACGCGGAGGCGGGCACGATCATCGCGTCGGTCACCGAGACCAGGGCGAAGACCAGGAACATGCGGCGCGACCCGCGGGTGACCTACCACGTGGGCAGCGAGGACGGCTGGAGCTACGCGGTCGTGGAGGGACGCGCGGAGCTGACGCCTCCCGCGGCCGCACGGGACGACGCGACGGTGGAGGCGCTCGTCGGCTACTACCGGCGGGCGGCGGGCGAGCACCCCGACTGGGACGAGTACCGCGAGGCCATGGTCACCGACCAGCGGGTCCTGCTGACCATCCACGTCGAGAAGCTGCTCGGCCTGGTCCGCTGA
- a CDS encoding MarR family winged helix-turn-helix transcriptional regulator produces MAPNTAAARPRAELDLADQLGHELVRLVRLINKAKSQVSKQGPDGIERAAYAILFTLIHEGPQRTSRLAESLHSEISTISRQSSSLVQHGLVERQADPEDGRACLLAPTAEGMRVFEENRKQRNQWLAEVLGDWTEGEIQTLNRLFGRLNTGIENHSPQLADAQPSASAPAKGANA; encoded by the coding sequence ATGGCACCGAACACCGCCGCCGCCCGGCCCAGGGCCGAACTCGACCTCGCCGACCAGCTCGGTCACGAGCTCGTGCGCCTGGTCCGCCTGATCAACAAGGCGAAGTCGCAGGTGTCGAAGCAGGGGCCGGACGGCATCGAACGGGCGGCGTACGCGATCCTCTTCACCCTCATCCACGAGGGCCCGCAGCGGACCAGCCGGCTCGCCGAGTCGCTCCACTCCGAGATCTCCACGATCAGCAGGCAGTCGAGCTCGCTCGTCCAGCACGGCCTGGTCGAACGCCAGGCCGACCCGGAAGACGGGCGGGCCTGCCTCCTCGCGCCGACGGCCGAGGGCATGCGGGTGTTCGAAGAGAACCGCAAGCAGCGCAACCAGTGGCTGGCCGAAGTACTCGGGGACTGGACCGAAGGGGAGATCCAGACCCTCAACCGGCTCTTCGGCCGGCTCAACACAGGTATCGAGAACCACTCTCCACAGCTGGCCGACGCGCAGCCGTCCGCCAGTGCACCGGCCAAGGGGGCCAACGCATGA
- a CDS encoding MFS transporter, which translates to MSSTTEAPLQAEVKQPPRLSHRQIVTILSGLMCGMFLAALDQTIVGTSIVKIANDLHGFDLQAWATTAYLITSTIVTPIYGKLSDIYGRKPFYLAAIGIFVAGSLASAFAQSMYELAAFRAVQGLGAGGLMSLAMTILGDIVPPRERAKYQGYILAVFGLSTVLGPVLGGFFAGIEHAGSIFGYDIHGWRWVFLINVPIGVAALFVVARVLNVPHERHDHKIDWWGALTLVVAVVPFLIVAEQGQKWGWGDGKAILCYVVGGVGVIAFILVERWMQDAALIPLRLFKNSTFTVAIIGGVIVGVAMFGAITMIPQFLQVVQGKTPTESGLLMLPLMAGIMTSSIVSGRITGKTGRYKVFPIVGTLMIAAGAFFFAQVDYDSPLWHPLTAAAIIGLGLGQCMQTLIIAVQNAGPRSDMGVSTASATFFRQIGGTAGVAIFLTVLFNTLMPNITKAFGGQLPPGAGASVGNLSENTSVIQSLPTAIKTPILVGFTDSITTVFYIAGAVALLATLVLLFMKEIPLTNAAPAAAAMEGGEALLDADNSADHADAPTEIVKAVRPADREPALVGGGKHALNGNGHGDYQAVSGALPITNSVADSEIDVPVGTGGVPVTGHVRRQDGSHVPGAALTLIDQRGRQVARATGAADGSFSVPSQGPGAYVLIVSAHGHQPQASSVVISNGPATADVTLTGSGELTGTVRAATGDPLANVTVTLTDGRGEVNGAFITTADGTYAFVGVGAGAYTLVASGPGYRPFAVTLTVPDSGVLRHDVELASSVLLSGTARTEGDRIVPDARITVLDAEGNVAAVARTDDEGRYVVSDLPAGAYTVVASGYPPATSQVELTGGEAGHDVRLSYDQALDELVDRS; encoded by the coding sequence ATGAGTTCCACCACAGAAGCACCGTTGCAGGCCGAGGTGAAGCAACCACCTCGGCTGAGCCACCGCCAGATCGTCACGATCCTGAGCGGCCTGATGTGCGGCATGTTCCTCGCCGCGCTGGACCAGACGATCGTCGGCACGTCGATCGTCAAGATCGCCAACGACCTGCACGGCTTCGACCTGCAGGCCTGGGCGACCACGGCGTACCTGATCACCTCGACGATCGTCACGCCGATCTACGGCAAGCTGTCCGACATCTACGGCCGCAAGCCGTTCTACCTGGCCGCGATCGGCATCTTCGTGGCCGGTTCGCTGGCCTCGGCCTTCGCGCAGTCCATGTACGAGCTGGCCGCGTTCCGCGCGGTGCAGGGCCTCGGCGCCGGCGGCCTGATGTCGCTGGCCATGACGATCCTCGGCGACATCGTGCCGCCGCGTGAACGCGCGAAGTACCAGGGTTACATCCTCGCCGTGTTCGGCCTGTCGACCGTGCTGGGCCCGGTGCTCGGCGGCTTCTTCGCCGGCATCGAGCACGCCGGCAGCATCTTCGGCTACGACATCCACGGCTGGCGCTGGGTCTTCCTGATCAACGTCCCGATCGGTGTCGCGGCGCTGTTCGTCGTCGCCAGGGTGCTGAACGTGCCGCACGAGCGCCACGACCACAAGATCGACTGGTGGGGCGCGCTGACGCTGGTCGTCGCGGTCGTGCCGTTCCTGATCGTCGCCGAGCAGGGCCAGAAGTGGGGCTGGGGCGACGGCAAGGCGATCCTCTGCTACGTCGTCGGCGGTGTCGGCGTCATCGCGTTCATCCTGGTCGAACGGTGGATGCAGGACGCCGCGCTGATCCCGTTGCGGCTGTTCAAGAACTCGACGTTCACCGTGGCGATCATCGGCGGTGTCATCGTCGGTGTCGCGATGTTCGGCGCGATCACGATGATCCCGCAGTTCCTGCAGGTCGTGCAGGGCAAGACGCCGACCGAGTCCGGTCTGCTGATGCTGCCGCTGATGGCGGGCATCATGACGAGCTCGATCGTGTCCGGGCGGATCACCGGGAAGACCGGGCGCTACAAGGTGTTCCCGATCGTCGGCACCCTCATGATCGCCGCCGGCGCGTTCTTCTTCGCGCAGGTCGACTACGACTCGCCGCTGTGGCACCCGCTGACCGCGGCCGCCATCATCGGTCTCGGCCTCGGCCAGTGCATGCAGACGCTGATCATCGCGGTGCAGAACGCCGGCCCGCGCAGCGACATGGGCGTCTCGACCGCGTCGGCGACGTTCTTCCGCCAGATCGGTGGTACCGCGGGTGTCGCGATCTTCCTGACGGTCCTGTTCAACACCCTGATGCCCAACATCACCAAGGCGTTCGGCGGGCAGCTACCCCCCGGCGCCGGCGCGAGCGTCGGGAACCTGTCCGAGAACACCAGCGTGATCCAGTCCCTGCCGACCGCGATCAAGACGCCGATCCTGGTCGGTTTCACCGACTCGATCACCACGGTGTTCTACATCGCCGGCGCGGTGGCGCTGCTGGCCACGCTGGTGCTGCTGTTCATGAAGGAGATCCCGCTGACCAACGCGGCCCCGGCCGCGGCGGCCATGGAGGGCGGCGAAGCGCTGCTCGACGCGGACAACAGCGCCGACCACGCCGACGCGCCCACCGAGATCGTCAAGGCGGTGCGTCCGGCCGACCGCGAGCCCGCGCTGGTCGGCGGCGGGAAGCACGCGCTGAACGGGAACGGCCACGGCGACTACCAGGCCGTGTCGGGCGCGCTGCCCATCACGAACTCGGTCGCCGACTCCGAGATCGACGTCCCCGTCGGCACCGGCGGGGTGCCCGTGACCGGGCACGTCCGCCGTCAGGACGGCAGCCACGTGCCGGGTGCCGCGCTGACCCTGATCGACCAGCGCGGCCGCCAGGTCGCCCGGGCCACCGGGGCGGCCGACGGCAGCTTCTCGGTGCCCAGCCAGGGCCCGGGCGCGTACGTGCTCATCGTGTCCGCGCACGGCCATCAGCCGCAGGCCTCCAGCGTCGTGATCAGCAACGGGCCGGCGACGGCCGACGTCACGCTCACCGGGTCCGGCGAGCTGACCGGCACCGTGCGGGCGGCCACCGGCGATCCGCTGGCGAACGTGACCGTGACGCTGACCGACGGCCGGGGCGAGGTGAACGGCGCGTTCATCACGACCGCGGACGGCACCTACGCCTTCGTCGGAGTCGGCGCCGGGGCGTACACGCTGGTCGCCAGCGGCCCGGGCTACCGGCCCTTCGCGGTGACGCTGACCGTGCCGGACAGCGGAGTGCTGCGTCACGATGTCGAGCTCGCGAGCTCGGTGCTGCTGAGCGGCACCGCGCGGACCGAGGGCGACCGGATCGTGCCGGACGCGCGGATCACCGTGCTCGACGCCGAAGGCAACGTCGCCGCCGTGGCCCGGACCGACGACGAAGGCCGGTACGTGGTCAGCGATCTGCCCGCGGGCGCGTACACCGTGGTCGCGAGCGGCTACCCGCCGGCGACCAGCCAGGTGGAGCTGACCGGCGGCGAGGCCGGCCACGACGTCCGGCTGAGCTACGACCAGGCGCTCGACGAGCTGGTCGACCGGTCATGA
- a CDS encoding YceI family protein, which translates to MTGLRATFRTAEGWAVEHAVLTVTDPAGRQVARQAADVRGEVVTEALTPGVYTAVVTAAGYTPVARTTQIASDGSGSLGDVVLAPVAEAVDLPAAGPWVIDPVHSSVVATARHMGIASIKARFPDLSGRIEIGRPAERSTVHAEIKAASVETGIKMRDDHLRSPDFLDVDVHPVITFTSTGMRQRGVDAWTLTGELTLHGERRQIELELTYGGWNPDPWGGVRAAFHAETTLHRRDFAINYSALARAGVAVVGTTVKVELDIEAVQGESLPQY; encoded by the coding sequence ATGACCGGTTTGCGCGCGACCTTCCGCACGGCCGAGGGCTGGGCGGTGGAGCACGCGGTGCTCACCGTCACCGACCCGGCCGGGCGGCAGGTCGCCCGCCAAGCGGCGGACGTCCGCGGGGAAGTCGTCACCGAGGCGCTCACGCCGGGCGTCTACACCGCCGTCGTCACCGCGGCCGGGTACACCCCGGTCGCGCGGACGACGCAGATCGCCTCGGACGGCAGTGGCTCGCTCGGCGACGTCGTGCTGGCCCCGGTCGCCGAGGCGGTCGACCTGCCGGCCGCCGGGCCGTGGGTGATCGACCCGGTGCACTCGTCGGTCGTCGCGACCGCGCGGCACATGGGCATCGCGAGCATCAAGGCGCGGTTCCCGGACCTGTCCGGCCGGATCGAGATCGGCCGGCCTGCCGAGCGGTCGACGGTGCACGCCGAGATCAAGGCGGCGAGCGTCGAGACCGGCATCAAGATGCGCGACGACCACCTGCGCTCGCCGGACTTCCTCGACGTCGACGTGCATCCGGTGATCACGTTCACCAGCACCGGAATGCGGCAGCGTGGCGTGGACGCGTGGACGTTGACCGGTGAGCTGACGCTGCACGGCGAGCGCCGTCAGATCGAGCTGGAGCTCACCTACGGCGGCTGGAACCCGGACCCGTGGGGCGGCGTGCGCGCCGCGTTCCACGCCGAGACGACCCTGCACCGCCGCGACTTCGCGATCAACTACAGCGCGCTGGCCCGCGCCGGTGTCGCGGTGGTCGGCACGACGGTGAAGGTGGAGCTGGACATCGAAGCGGTGCAAGGCGAGTCGCTGCCGCAGTACTGA
- a CDS encoding DedA family protein, translated as MNVVSIEAAGVGVSWLDTAGPLLVWVIVLSFVLVECALIIGLFLPGDSLLFGAGVVLAQHGSDANAWFLSGAALIVAVLGNQIGYYIGRGSGTKLIARRDGKVLNRHNLERAQRFLDRKGFFAIVAARWIPWIRTLAPLIAGAARMDPRRFMAATALGGLLWVPTLVLLGYYGAGLLDALPWLKTAALWLSIAFFVFGTGYGVLRYRQEMRRPVDDRDDARA; from the coding sequence GTGAACGTCGTGAGCATCGAGGCCGCGGGCGTCGGCGTGAGCTGGCTGGACACCGCCGGGCCGCTGCTCGTCTGGGTGATCGTGCTGAGCTTCGTGCTGGTCGAATGCGCGTTGATCATCGGGCTGTTCCTGCCCGGCGACTCGCTGCTGTTCGGGGCCGGCGTGGTGCTGGCGCAGCACGGTTCGGACGCGAACGCGTGGTTCCTGTCGGGGGCCGCGCTGATCGTCGCCGTCCTCGGCAACCAGATCGGTTACTACATCGGACGCGGCAGCGGCACCAAGCTCATCGCGCGCCGCGACGGGAAGGTGCTGAACCGGCACAACCTCGAGCGCGCGCAGCGGTTCCTGGACCGCAAGGGCTTCTTCGCGATCGTGGCGGCCCGGTGGATCCCGTGGATCCGCACGCTCGCGCCGCTGATCGCCGGCGCCGCCCGGATGGACCCGCGCCGGTTCATGGCGGCGACCGCGCTCGGCGGGCTGCTCTGGGTGCCGACGCTCGTGCTGCTCGGCTACTACGGCGCCGGGCTGCTCGACGCGCTGCCGTGGCTGAAGACGGCCGCGCTGTGGCTCAGCATCGCGTTCTTCGTGTTCGGCACCGGGTACGGCGTGCTGCGCTACCGCCAGGAGATGCGCCGACCGGTGGACGACCGCGACGACGCGAGGGCGTGA
- a CDS encoding VOC family protein, translating to MAKLMSVHHLALTVTDVDRSVPWYVRVLDLEEVTRREEPDTGLRKVVLRSAGDEFSVVLVQHADTGRRGFDERRTGLDHVAFRVHTAAELAEWESRLAEFGVSYLPVAPSRTFEGSRVIVFRDPDGIQLEIWADPQL from the coding sequence ATGGCCAAACTCATGTCCGTGCACCACCTCGCGCTCACCGTGACCGACGTGGACCGCAGCGTGCCGTGGTACGTGCGTGTCCTCGACCTCGAGGAGGTCACCCGGCGCGAAGAGCCGGACACGGGTCTGCGGAAGGTCGTGCTGCGGTCCGCCGGGGACGAGTTCTCCGTGGTGCTGGTGCAGCACGCGGACACCGGCAGGCGCGGGTTCGACGAACGCCGGACCGGGCTCGACCACGTCGCGTTCCGGGTCCACACGGCCGCCGAGCTGGCCGAATGGGAGAGCAGGCTCGCCGAGTTCGGCGTCTCCTACCTGCCGGTCGCGCCGTCACGCACCTTCGAGGGCTCGCGCGTCATCGTGTTCCGCGACCCCGACGGCATCCAGCTCGAGATCTGGGCCGACCCGCAGCTCTGA
- a CDS encoding 2OG-Fe(II) oxygenase family protein, whose amino-acid sequence MRTFELPDSVSGTTVDRILGRQLVRTWETDGIFQIAATAEQERITEEALAASRRFFGRSLPEKAKFVSDLTYSGYIASGEEVTAGEADFSEIFTVCPDVPLTDTRVTEGWPCHGPVPWPDDGYRTAMRAYLRQVGETGEKLLRLVALGLEVEIDRLTRLTRDGWHHMRVLRFPARSATTERGIGAHTDYGLLVIAAQDEVGGLFIRPPVPGEPRRRNWLPEESTAGMYQDDEPWHFVEPEPRVFTVFPGDILQFLTGGALLSTPHKVRLATRERYTLAYFHEPSFRTTVRPLDGGDDRIHYGTHFTNMFTRCYPDRVTTKRIHEEGRLDRLRAISR is encoded by the coding sequence ATGCGTACATTTGAGCTCCCCGATTCGGTGAGCGGGACGACAGTTGATCGAATACTGGGCCGCCAGCTGGTCCGTACCTGGGAGACCGACGGGATCTTCCAGATCGCCGCGACGGCGGAACAGGAGCGCATCACCGAGGAAGCGCTTGCCGCAAGCCGCCGGTTCTTCGGCAGATCTTTGCCGGAAAAGGCGAAGTTCGTGAGCGACCTGACCTACAGCGGCTACATCGCTTCCGGGGAAGAAGTGACCGCCGGTGAAGCCGACTTCTCCGAGATCTTCACGGTGTGCCCGGACGTCCCGCTCACCGACACCCGCGTCACCGAAGGCTGGCCGTGCCACGGGCCGGTCCCGTGGCCCGATGACGGCTACCGAACGGCGATGCGCGCCTACCTCCGGCAAGTCGGCGAAACCGGCGAGAAGCTCCTGCGGCTCGTCGCGCTCGGGCTGGAGGTGGAGATCGACCGGCTGACCCGGCTCACCCGCGACGGCTGGCACCACATGCGCGTGCTGCGGTTCCCCGCCCGGTCCGCGACGACCGAACGCGGCATCGGCGCCCACACCGACTACGGCCTGCTCGTGATCGCCGCGCAGGACGAGGTGGGCGGGCTCTTCATCCGGCCGCCGGTGCCCGGGGAACCCCGCCGCCGCAACTGGCTGCCGGAGGAGAGCACGGCCGGGATGTACCAGGACGACGAGCCGTGGCACTTCGTCGAACCCGAGCCGCGGGTGTTCACCGTCTTCCCCGGCGACATCCTCCAGTTCCTCACCGGCGGCGCGCTGCTGTCGACGCCCCACAAGGTCCGGCTCGCGACGCGGGAGCGCTACACGCTGGCGTACTTCCACGAGCCGTCGTTCCGCACCACCGTCCGCCCGTTGGACGGCGGGGACGACCGCATCCACTACGGCACGCACTTCACGAACATGTTCACCCGCTGCTACCCCGACCGGGTGACGACCAAGCGCATTCACGAGGAGGGACGCCTCGATCGGTTGCGGGCAATCAGCCGGTAG
- a CDS encoding nucleoside/nucleotide kinase family protein produces MTAFDDLLARAEGLTVRGQRHVLGIVGAPASGKTTLAWALASALGSRAAVVGMDGFHLAQVELRRLGRAERKGAPDTFDAAGYYHLIRRLAEGRETVYAPDFRREIEEPIAGAVAVPPEVQLVITEGNYLLLPDDPWSAIRPLLTEAWFLAPDEPERIERLVSRHRRYGRSLVEARQRALGSDQRNADLISQTRDRADLVLENLPLANFAI; encoded by the coding sequence ATGACGGCGTTCGACGACCTGCTGGCCCGGGCCGAGGGCCTGACCGTGCGCGGGCAGCGCCACGTGCTCGGCATCGTGGGCGCGCCCGCGTCCGGCAAGACCACGCTCGCCTGGGCGCTGGCCAGTGCACTCGGCTCGCGCGCCGCGGTGGTCGGCATGGACGGCTTCCACCTCGCGCAGGTCGAGCTGCGCCGGCTCGGCCGCGCCGAGCGCAAGGGCGCCCCGGACACGTTCGACGCGGCGGGCTACTACCACCTGATCCGCCGGCTCGCCGAAGGCCGCGAAACGGTGTACGCACCGGATTTCCGCCGCGAGATCGAGGAGCCGATCGCCGGCGCCGTCGCGGTGCCGCCGGAGGTGCAGCTCGTCATCACCGAGGGCAACTACCTCCTGCTGCCGGACGACCCGTGGAGCGCGATCCGGCCGTTGCTCACCGAGGCCTGGTTCCTCGCACCGGACGAGCCCGAGCGGATCGAACGCCTGGTGTCGCGCCACCGCCGGTACGGCCGTTCGCTGGTCGAGGCCCGCCAGCGCGCGCTCGGCTCGGACCAGCGCAACGCCGACCTGATCTCGCAGACCCGGGACCGCGCGGACCTGGTGCTCGAGAACCTGCCGCTGGCCAACTTCGCGATTTGA
- a CDS encoding PfkB family carbohydrate kinase, producing the protein MRVLLAGLCTVDVVQRVEELPAPGEKVQSLRVDVAAGGPATNAAVTAAALGAEATLLTVLGAHPLAALARADLETHGVEVVDLAPDLLDPPPVSAVAVRDRDGERTVVSRNAAERHFHVKVPLGEADVVLIDGHYPELALAVARGVEAPVVLDAGSWKPVLDDLLPLVDVAACSAHFTAPEPGLHERGVGTVITTAGPGPVRWSTADGDSGEVPVASVEARDTLGAGDVWHGALAVAVARERTVPDRIRFANEVAAERVRHVGPRSWTTAIAGRNRT; encoded by the coding sequence GTGAGAGTGCTGCTGGCGGGCTTGTGCACGGTGGACGTCGTCCAGCGGGTCGAGGAGCTTCCGGCGCCGGGCGAGAAGGTGCAGTCGTTACGGGTGGACGTCGCCGCGGGTGGACCCGCGACGAACGCCGCGGTGACGGCGGCCGCGCTCGGCGCCGAGGCGACCCTGCTGACCGTCCTCGGTGCACACCCGCTGGCGGCGCTCGCCCGCGCCGACCTCGAAACCCACGGCGTCGAGGTCGTCGATCTGGCTCCCGACCTGCTCGACCCGCCGCCGGTCAGCGCGGTCGCGGTCCGCGACCGCGACGGCGAGCGCACGGTCGTCTCCCGCAACGCGGCCGAGCGCCACTTTCACGTGAAAGTGCCGCTTGGGGAAGCGGACGTCGTGCTGATCGACGGGCACTATCCGGAACTCGCGCTGGCGGTGGCCCGGGGTGTGGAGGCGCCGGTCGTGCTCGACGCCGGGAGCTGGAAGCCCGTGCTCGACGACCTCCTCCCGCTGGTCGACGTCGCCGCCTGCTCCGCGCACTTCACCGCGCCGGAACCCGGCCTCCACGAGCGCGGCGTCGGCACCGTGATCACCACCGCGGGGCCCGGCCCGGTGCGCTGGTCCACTGCGGACGGCGACTCGGGTGAGGTGCCTGTTGCGAGCGTGGAAGCGCGGGACACACTAGGGGCGGGCGACGTCTGGCACGGCGCGCTCGCCGTGGCCGTGGCCCGCGAACGGACGGTGCCGGACCGGATCCGCTTCGCCAACGAGGTGGCCGCCGAACGGGTGCGGCATGTGGGACCGCGGTCGTGGACGACCGCGATCGCAGGAAGGAACAGGACATGA
- a CDS encoding ATP-binding cassette domain-containing protein — MSEPILQARGLVKRYGRVTAIDGADFDLLPGEVLAVVGDNGAGKSSLIKTLSGAVIPDEGEIKVDGETVHFKSPLDARHYGIETVYQDLAVAPALDIASNMFLGREKRLKGPLGLFRKLDTATMRSEAQRILDELGINIKSISQPVETLSGGQRQGVAVARAAAFGTKAVIMDEPTAALGVAESGKVLDLIGRIRDRGLPVVLISHNMPHVFDIADRIHVHRLGKRVAVVSPKTHTMNQVVGLLTGALRLNENGEVEEAAAATHVAGLK, encoded by the coding sequence ATGAGTGAACCCATCCTGCAAGCTCGCGGACTGGTGAAGCGCTACGGCCGGGTGACCGCCATCGACGGCGCCGACTTCGACCTGCTCCCCGGCGAGGTGCTCGCCGTGGTCGGCGACAACGGCGCCGGGAAGTCGTCGCTCATCAAAACCCTTTCCGGCGCGGTGATCCCGGACGAAGGGGAGATCAAAGTGGACGGTGAAACCGTCCACTTCAAATCCCCTCTGGACGCCCGGCACTACGGGATCGAGACGGTGTACCAGGACCTTGCCGTCGCGCCCGCGCTCGACATCGCGTCGAACATGTTTCTGGGCCGGGAAAAGCGGCTTAAGGGACCGCTCGGGCTGTTCCGCAAGCTCGATACCGCCACCATGCGGTCCGAGGCACAGCGGATCCTCGACGAGCTGGGCATCAACATCAAGTCGATCAGCCAGCCCGTCGAGACGCTCTCCGGTGGCCAGCGCCAGGGTGTCGCGGTGGCCCGCGCGGCCGCGTTCGGCACCAAGGCCGTGATCATGGACGAGCCCACCGCCGCGCTCGGCGTCGCCGAGTCCGGCAAAGTGCTCGACCTCATCGGCCGGATCCGCGACCGCGGCCTGCCGGTGGTGCTGATCAGCCACAACATGCCGCACGTGTTCGACATCGCCGACCGCATCCACGTGCACCGCCTCGGCAAGCGCGTCGCGGTCGTCTCGCCGAAGACGCACACGATGAACCAGGTCGTCGGCCTGCTCACCGGGGCGCTGCGGCTCAACGAGAACGGCGAAGTGGAAGAAGCGGCCGCTGCGACGCACGTGGCCGGCTTGAAGTGA
- a CDS encoding ABC transporter permease — translation MTTATVARPSTKERESLGEFFLRAPAIGPALALVIAIVVFSLATDTFFDLDNLSTVVQQSLVVGTLALGQTLVILIAGIDLSNAASMVVATLIMAKLAAAGTNGFVALLAGVVLTIIVGIFIGGLATRIKLPAFIITLGTFTMLTAVSKLIAGGQAVPVTDGLLQWLGTKRYLFGGIPITYGMTLALLMYLGVWYALTKTAWGKHVYAVGNAPESARLSGIKVNRTVLSVYIVAGLTFGIAAWQALGRTPNADPNQFQLGNLDSITAVVLGGTSLFGGRGSVLGTLMGALVVAVLRSGLTQMNVDGNYQDLATGALLIAAVVVDRIARRQQQS, via the coding sequence ATGACGACAGCCACCGTCGCTCGTCCGTCCACAAAGGAACGCGAGTCGCTCGGCGAGTTCTTCCTCCGCGCCCCCGCGATCGGCCCGGCGCTCGCGCTGGTCATCGCGATCGTGGTGTTCTCGCTGGCCACGGACACCTTCTTCGACCTCGACAACCTGTCGACGGTCGTCCAGCAGTCGCTCGTCGTCGGGACGCTCGCACTGGGCCAGACGCTCGTCATCCTGATCGCGGGCATCGACCTGTCCAACGCGGCCTCGATGGTCGTCGCGACGCTGATCATGGCGAAACTCGCCGCGGCCGGGACGAACGGCTTCGTCGCGCTGCTCGCCGGGGTCGTGCTGACGATCATCGTCGGCATCTTCATCGGTGGCCTCGCGACGCGGATCAAGCTGCCGGCGTTCATCATCACGCTCGGCACGTTCACCATGCTCACCGCGGTGTCGAAGCTGATCGCCGGCGGCCAGGCCGTGCCGGTGACCGACGGGCTGCTGCAGTGGCTCGGCACCAAGCGCTACCTCTTCGGCGGCATCCCGATCACCTACGGCATGACGCTGGCGCTGCTGATGTACCTCGGCGTCTGGTACGCGCTGACGAAAACCGCGTGGGGCAAGCACGTCTACGCGGTCGGCAACGCGCCGGAGTCCGCGCGGCTGTCCGGCATCAAGGTCAACCGCACGGTGCTGTCGGTCTACATCGTGGCCGGGCTGACCTTCGGCATCGCCGCGTGGCAAGCACTCGGCCGGACGCCGAACGCCGACCCGAACCAGTTCCAGCTCGGCAACCTCGACTCGATCACCGCCGTCGTCCTCGGCGGGACGAGCCTGTTCGGCGGCCGCGGCTCGGTGCTCGGCACGCTGATGGGTGCGCTGGTCGTGGCGGTGCTGCGGTCGGGGCTGACGCAGATGAACGTCGACGGCAACTACCAGGACCTCGCCACCGGCGCCCTGCTCATCGCCGCCGTCGTGGTGGACCGGATCGCGCGGAGGCAGCAGCAGTCATGA